From Companilactobacillus heilongjiangensis, one genomic window encodes:
- a CDS encoding PTS system mannose/fructose/N-acetylgalactosamine-transporter subunit IIB has product MGIIAVRIDERLIHGQVANLWTTKLQASRIMVVDNEIIKSDIQKTALKLAKPAGVNLSILGTKKSSANILAGKYDSQKVFLVVKKPATLVSMIEEGVKFDTINVGNMSQKDTTQHLTQSINVTDDDYDAFHKIMDAGVKVTAQMVPSDPIKDFAGILKEYKK; this is encoded by the coding sequence ATGGGTATTATTGCAGTAAGAATTGATGAAAGATTAATTCACGGACAAGTAGCTAATTTATGGACAACTAAATTACAAGCATCAAGAATCATGGTAGTTGATAACGAAATTATAAAGAGTGATATTCAAAAAACTGCCCTTAAATTAGCTAAACCAGCTGGGGTCAACCTAAGTATTTTAGGAACAAAGAAATCTTCAGCCAATATCTTAGCCGGAAAATACGATTCACAAAAAGTATTCCTTGTTGTAAAGAAACCAGCAACACTTGTAAGCATGATTGAAGAAGGCGTTAAATTCGACACAATCAATGTTGGTAATATGTCACAAAAAGACACAACTCAACATTTGACACAATCAATCAACGTTACTGATGACGATTACGATGCATTCCACAAGATTATGGATGCTGGCGTTAAAGTAACAGCACAAATGGTTCCAAGTGACCCAATCAAGGACTTTGCAGGTATCTTGAAAGAGTACAAAAAATAA
- a CDS encoding PTS mannose/fructose/sorbose/N-acetylgalactosamine transporter subunit IIC — MSFTIVQILLLTAYSMYNIYDELQMNSSLSQPVWAGMISGLIMGDMKTGLIIGAALQLTVLGVGTFGGASKIDANSGTVLATAFSIGTGMKAATAIAAIGVPVAALLTSFDILARFTNTYFQHKVDKDIENFNYKGIERHTIMGALPWCLSRGIPVFLALALGQGVVKTMVTYLNGDLQWLNTGLQTAGATLPAVGFAILLHYLPVKKHIAYLILGFTITALLSTVFTSIQTLGTGLTAANKAFTTTFNALPMLAIALIGAAFAILEYKKSIAKINGAQAAGPKNTASDDEDEDEDDEIEDANGEVDGDEEE; from the coding sequence ATGAGTTTTACAATTGTTCAAATATTGCTTCTCACGGCATATTCTATGTATAACATCTATGATGAATTACAAATGAATTCATCATTGAGTCAACCCGTTTGGGCCGGAATGATTTCTGGTTTAATCATGGGTGACATGAAGACAGGGCTTATTATCGGGGCTGCACTTCAATTGACAGTTCTAGGTGTTGGTACATTCGGTGGTGCTTCAAAGATCGATGCCAACTCAGGTACTGTTTTGGCTACTGCCTTTTCAATCGGTACTGGTATGAAGGCTGCTACAGCTATTGCCGCTATCGGTGTTCCAGTTGCCGCACTTCTAACATCATTTGATATTCTTGCTAGATTTACTAACACATATTTCCAACACAAAGTTGATAAGGATATTGAAAACTTCAACTACAAAGGTATTGAAAGACACACAATCATGGGTGCACTTCCATGGTGTCTATCACGTGGTATCCCTGTATTCTTAGCTTTGGCTCTAGGTCAAGGTGTTGTTAAGACAATGGTTACATATCTAAACGGAGACTTACAATGGTTGAACACTGGTCTACAAACAGCTGGTGCTACACTTCCTGCCGTTGGTTTCGCTATCTTGCTTCACTACTTACCAGTTAAGAAACACATCGCTTACTTGATCCTTGGTTTCACAATTACAGCTCTACTATCAACAGTATTTACAAGTATCCAAACACTTGGTACTGGTCTTACAGCTGCAAACAAAGCATTTACAACAACATTTAACGCTCTTCCAATGTTAGCTATCGCTTTAATCGGTGCTGCATTTGCCATTCTTGAATACAAGAAGTCAATTGCTAAGATTAACGGCGCTCAAGCTGCTGGTCCTAAGAACACTGCTTCTGACGACGAAGATGAAGACGAAGACGATGAAATTGAAGACGCTAATGGGGAGGTAGACGGTGATGAAGAAGAATAA
- a CDS encoding PTS system mannose/fructose/sorbose family transporter subunit IID yields MKKNKEYELTKKDFNQINKRSMFGFQMGWNYERMQASGYLYIILPQLRKIYGEGTPELKEAMKTHNQFFNTSNFFNTIVTGIDLAIEGKEGADSLDTVSGIKTGLMGPFAAIGDSLFAALVPTIMGAIAATMASQGNPLGLFLWLAVNIAIMVFRWKQLHFAYKTGTKLVSEMQGQLNALTDAATLLGVFIVGALVATMINVQVPLVAHMGKVSLSVQTNIDMILPKLVPACIVGLVYWLLGKKGMTSTKVIFIVIIFAVILSAIGVLGKI; encoded by the coding sequence ATGAAGAAGAATAAAGAGTATGAATTAACTAAAAAAGATTTCAACCAAATTAACAAACGTAGTATGTTTGGTTTCCAAATGGGTTGGAACTATGAAAGAATGCAAGCTTCAGGTTACTTATATATAATCTTGCCACAACTAAGAAAAATTTATGGTGAAGGTACTCCAGAGCTAAAAGAAGCTATGAAGACTCACAACCAATTTTTCAACACAAGTAATTTCTTTAACACAATCGTTACAGGTATCGATCTTGCCATTGAAGGTAAGGAAGGTGCTGATTCACTAGATACTGTTTCTGGTATTAAGACAGGTCTTATGGGACCTTTCGCTGCTATTGGTGATTCACTTTTCGCTGCTTTGGTACCAACAATCATGGGTGCTATCGCTGCTACAATGGCTTCACAAGGTAACCCACTTGGATTATTCCTATGGTTAGCAGTTAATATTGCTATCATGGTATTCCGTTGGAAACAACTTCACTTTGCTTATAAGACAGGTACAAAACTTGTTTCTGAAATGCAAGGTCAATTGAATGCTTTAACAGACGCTGCTACATTGCTTGGTGTCTTCATCGTTGGTGCTTTGGTTGCTACTATGATCAACGTTCAAGTTCCATTAGTTGCTCACATGGGTAAAGTTTCACTATCAGTTCAAACGAATATTGATATGATTCTTCCAAAGCTAGTTCCAGCATGTATCGTTGGTCTTGTTTACTGGTTATTAGGTAAAAAAGGCATGACATCTACAAAGGTTATCTTCATCGTTATCATTTTTGCAGTTATCCTTTCAGCAATCGGCGTTCTTGGCAAAATCTAG
- a CDS encoding PTS sugar transporter subunit IIA, with product MALILMSHGNMAIETLKSAELIIGELPETSALGLEKSDGPEDLKAKAETEIKKYYGKEPVFLIVDLLGGTPGNVAVNLTQTYPDMHVISGLNLPMVINYANQKFIGSDIKVADLMKEAKDGIVDVNAFINSDSDEDDEEDE from the coding sequence ATGGCATTAATCTTGATGAGCCATGGAAATATGGCAATCGAAACATTAAAATCAGCAGAATTAATTATCGGTGAATTACCTGAAACAAGTGCTTTAGGCCTAGAAAAATCAGATGGTCCTGAAGACTTGAAGGCAAAAGCTGAAACAGAAATTAAAAAATATTACGGCAAGGAACCAGTTTTCTTAATCGTTGATCTACTTGGTGGTACACCAGGTAACGTCGCCGTTAACTTGACACAAACTTACCCTGACATGCATGTTATTTCTGGCTTAAATCTACCAATGGTTATTAATTACGCTAATCAAAAATTTATCGGTTCAGATATCAAAGTTGCAGATCTTATGAAGGAAGCCAAGGATGGTATCGTTGACGTTAACGCCTTTATAAATTCTGACTCTGATGAGGATGATGAAGAGGATGAATAA